One genomic region from Thermoleptolyngbya sichuanensis A183 encodes:
- the sufC gene encoding Fe-S cluster assembly ATPase SufC, giving the protein MIGSNDVILSVKDLRAEVDGTEILKGVDLEIRAGEIHAIMGLNGSGKSTFSKVVAGHPDYEVTGGEVIYLGQNLLEMEPEARSRSGIFLAFQYPLEIPGVSNLDFLRVAYNAKRKHQGLEELDAFDFDELVREKLDVVKMDASFLSRSVNEGFSGGEKKRNEILQMALLEPKLAILDETDSGLDIDALKVVADGVNQLANAENAMLVITHYQRLLNYIVPDYVHVMANGRIIRTGTKELALELEERGYEWVLEDATVKA; this is encoded by the coding sequence ATGATTGGTAGTAACGATGTGATTTTATCGGTGAAGGATCTCAGGGCTGAGGTGGACGGCACGGAGATTCTGAAGGGTGTGGATTTGGAAATTCGGGCGGGCGAAATTCACGCCATTATGGGGCTGAATGGCTCTGGAAAAAGCACCTTTTCTAAGGTGGTTGCTGGACATCCGGACTATGAAGTAACGGGTGGCGAGGTGATTTACCTGGGGCAGAATTTGCTGGAGATGGAACCTGAAGCGCGATCGCGCTCTGGTATTTTCCTCGCTTTCCAGTATCCGCTGGAGATTCCCGGTGTGAGCAATCTGGACTTTTTGCGCGTCGCCTACAACGCCAAGCGCAAGCACCAGGGGCTAGAAGAACTGGATGCCTTTGATTTCGACGAACTGGTGCGCGAAAAGCTGGACGTAGTAAAGATGGACGCATCTTTTCTCAGCCGCAGCGTGAACGAGGGCTTTTCGGGTGGCGAGAAGAAGCGCAACGAAATCCTGCAAATGGCCCTGCTGGAGCCGAAGCTGGCGATTTTAGACGAAACGGATTCGGGACTGGACATTGACGCGCTGAAGGTGGTGGCGGATGGCGTAAACCAGCTTGCGAACGCTGAGAACGCCATGCTGGTGATTACGCACTATCAACGCCTGCTGAACTACATCGTGCCCGACTATGTGCATGTGATGGCGAATGGTCGAATTATCCGCACCGGCACGAAGGAACTGGCGCTGGAGCTAGAGGAGCGCGGCTATGAGTGGGTGCTGGAAGACGCGACGGTGAAGGCATAG
- a CDS encoding polysaccharide biosynthesis/export family protein, with amino-acid sequence MLTWKIVKRIGYSAVTSAAILIASPSLTPAQTVTGQNVSNVTAVSAASPLLQPAYILGTGDELSIAVYGYDEYTLTTSILPDGTITLPLIGPIQAAGKTTEQFKQDLTERLRAILVNPATTVTVLTPRPIVVNVAGEVMRPGPVRGTDLQGTPTLSAALISAGGITRNADIRQVYLRRVGPNGGNQSYTINLWDAISSDNASADLLIQDGDSIYIPPLGQGEILDRRLLARSSFSPATVRVRVVGEVTKPGEVQVPPGSSVSSAVAIAGGPTEDARLSRVAFIRMNEQGVIERRVIDLRNLSDANEIQDGDVVIVPKRQDTSFLQMVGRVLNPLGSVIGILEGLDGLLQNDNNN; translated from the coding sequence ATGCTGACCTGGAAAATTGTCAAGCGCATCGGCTACTCGGCTGTCACCTCGGCAGCGATCCTGATCGCCTCGCCCAGCCTTACGCCCGCCCAAACGGTGACCGGGCAGAATGTGTCGAATGTAACCGCCGTCAGCGCTGCCTCTCCGCTGCTGCAACCTGCCTACATTCTCGGCACGGGCGATGAACTGAGCATTGCCGTCTATGGGTATGACGAATACACCCTGACTACTTCGATCCTGCCAGACGGCACCATCACCCTGCCGCTGATTGGGCCAATTCAGGCAGCGGGTAAGACTACAGAGCAATTCAAGCAAGACCTAACCGAGCGGCTGCGGGCAATCTTGGTCAATCCAGCAACCACAGTGACCGTGCTAACTCCGCGCCCGATCGTGGTCAACGTTGCTGGCGAAGTGATGCGTCCTGGGCCGGTGCGAGGAACAGACCTGCAAGGCACGCCCACACTCAGCGCCGCGCTGATCTCGGCAGGTGGCATCACGCGCAATGCCGATATTCGCCAAGTCTATCTGCGTCGCGTTGGCCCCAACGGTGGCAATCAGTCCTACACGATTAACCTGTGGGATGCGATCAGCAGTGACAACGCCTCTGCTGACCTGTTGATTCAAGATGGCGACAGCATTTACATTCCCCCGCTGGGTCAGGGCGAAATTTTGGATCGTCGATTGTTAGCCCGCTCTAGCTTCTCGCCTGCGACGGTGCGGGTGCGCGTGGTGGGCGAAGTGACCAAGCCGGGTGAAGTGCAGGTGCCGCCCGGTAGTTCGGTGTCTAGCGCTGTGGCGATCGCCGGAGGCCCGACAGAAGATGCCCGTCTCAGCCGCGTCGCCTTTATCCGCATGAACGAGCAGGGGGTTATCGAGCGACGAGTGATTGATCTCCGTAATCTCAGCGATGCCAACGAGATTCAAGACGGGGATGTCGTCATCGTCCCCAAGCGACAGGACACGAGCTTTCTACAGATGGTGGGACGTGTGCTGAATCCTCTGGGATCAGTTATCGGTATTTTGGAAGGGCTGGATGGATTGCTACAAAACGACAACAACAACTAG
- the sufR gene encoding iron-sulfur cluster biosynthesis transcriptional regulator SufR codes for MTATQQPSTKQDILHYLAKQGQVSAQALAEHFGISPQAIRRHLKDLTDEGLVEHEAMQVGMGRPNYLYRLSREGRDRLPERYDEFAVSLLTTLAETVGPDQMGSILRKQWEQKALEYRKQVGAGTLQERVMRLVDLRKAEGYMAEWHFVEPEDGAEPQFIITEYNCAISHIAESFPSVCGHELEMFEMALGDCRVQRTHWLANGEHRCGYLIQAQ; via the coding sequence ATGACCGCAACTCAGCAACCGTCCACCAAGCAAGACATTCTGCATTACCTCGCTAAGCAGGGGCAGGTGAGCGCTCAGGCTTTGGCAGAGCATTTCGGAATTAGCCCCCAAGCGATACGCCGTCATCTAAAGGATTTGACGGATGAGGGTTTGGTGGAACACGAGGCTATGCAGGTAGGGATGGGTCGCCCCAACTATCTGTATAGGCTGAGTCGAGAGGGGCGCGATCGCCTGCCTGAGCGCTACGACGAGTTTGCCGTGTCCTTGCTGACGACTCTGGCGGAAACCGTCGGCCCCGACCAGATGGGGTCCATTCTTCGCAAGCAGTGGGAACAAAAAGCCCTGGAATATCGCAAGCAGGTCGGTGCGGGCACGCTGCAAGAGCGAGTCATGCGGCTGGTTGATCTGCGAAAAGCCGAAGGCTACATGGCCGAGTGGCACTTTGTTGAACCTGAAGACGGGGCAGAGCCGCAGTTCATTATTACGGAATATAACTGTGCTATTTCGCACATTGCTGAGTCGTTTCCTAGCGTGTGTGGTCATGAGCTAGAAATGTTTGAGATGGCGCTGGGAGACTGTCGCGTTCAGCGAACGCACTGGTTAGCCAATGGAGAACATCGCTGCGGCTACCTGATTCAGGCGCAGTAG
- a CDS encoding EAL domain-containing protein — translation MLHWLKPPAKLPFAIQRLPLVKTVWDRILPGVLAGLLVLGLIHLGLVQSLEHLGYNALFSLRGPIPWSRDIVVVEIDEESQRSIGQAVWTRDRYADLINQLSPAQPSVIVLNPLLSENDPQDMALVAAMGESGKVVLGQSWTDTDSAIVPSLPLRAVAVDIGHVFSREDLDGLVRQIRLRRYGVPALSLVAANLHLRPLGERIVVENPNQELWINWPAAARELTHYSYADVVRGQVPLQFFRDKIVLVGITTSPMNSLQTPFDRTVPVSDMYLQAAAISNLLQQNDLRRLGNGWQGLLLLLLGGPVLSFGLMGWSFERRLMAWLGLCLGWLGLSVLLFHYQYWIPVAMPVLLVTLTGAAVALREQSRTNLLLRQSEERYALAVQGSNEGLWDWNLMTNQVYYSPRWKEMLGWEESEVGDRLEEWYERVHPDDLDSLKAALQEHLDGHTAHFEHEHRMIHREGSYRWMLTRGVAIKHRDGTAYRMAGSQSDITQRKEAEDQLWHNAYYDDLTGLPNRAFFLDRLRQAIAFSQEYPLCFHAVLLIDLDRFQVVNNSLGNSVGDQLLIATAHRLKGFLPSEAVVSRLPGDEFAILLPNIEDEREATRTAEQLQQILARPFNVGDQEVYITISIGIAISSARYTQAEHMLQDADTALHRAKASGKARHQVFDPAMHNRMLARLKLENDLRRAIAQEERYAMIGADNPEPELFLHYQPLVQLDTRRIVGFEALIRWYHPSTGFLSPGKFIPMAEETGQIIPLGWWILRQACRQMNRWQMQFPDLPPLTINVNLSSRQFSLPDLTQQIQGILYETGLDASSLKLEITEGTIMENGRAVIDMLYQLRSLGIQLAIDDFGTGYSSLSYLYRFPINTLKIDRSFITKMHTDKDSAAIVRTIINLAHSLGLDVTAEGVEDPEQVTRLKEMNCECGQGFLFSKAIDAEAAEALLSQTELIQDFT, via the coding sequence ATGCTCCATTGGTTAAAGCCGCCCGCAAAACTGCCGTTCGCGATTCAGCGCTTGCCGCTGGTGAAGACGGTTTGGGATCGGATTTTGCCGGGAGTATTAGCGGGACTGCTGGTGCTGGGGCTGATTCATCTGGGCCTAGTGCAGTCTCTAGAACATTTGGGATACAACGCCCTCTTCTCGCTGCGTGGGCCCATTCCCTGGAGCAGGGATATCGTCGTGGTCGAAATTGATGAAGAAAGCCAGCGGAGCATTGGGCAAGCCGTTTGGACGCGCGATCGCTACGCAGACCTAATTAACCAGCTTAGCCCCGCCCAACCCAGCGTCATCGTCCTCAACCCGCTCTTGTCGGAAAATGACCCCCAGGACATGGCCCTAGTGGCGGCGATGGGAGAATCTGGAAAAGTTGTGTTGGGCCAGTCCTGGACTGATACCGACTCGGCGATCGTGCCCTCTTTGCCCCTACGAGCCGTTGCAGTTGATATCGGACACGTCTTTTCGCGGGAAGACCTGGATGGATTGGTGCGCCAGATTCGCCTGCGACGCTATGGGGTGCCAGCGCTGTCGCTCGTGGCGGCCAATCTCCACCTGCGCCCGCTGGGAGAGCGCATTGTTGTGGAAAATCCCAACCAGGAACTCTGGATCAACTGGCCCGCCGCTGCCCGCGAATTGACTCACTACTCCTACGCAGATGTGGTGCGGGGGCAGGTGCCGCTCCAGTTTTTCCGAGACAAGATTGTGCTGGTGGGCATTACTACCTCCCCCATGAACTCGCTGCAAACGCCGTTTGACCGGACTGTTCCGGTCAGCGATATGTACCTGCAAGCGGCTGCGATTAGCAACCTGCTTCAGCAGAATGACCTGCGACGGCTGGGCAACGGCTGGCAGGGATTGCTGCTGCTGCTCTTGGGCGGGCCGGTGCTGAGCTTTGGGCTGATGGGGTGGTCGTTTGAGCGGCGGCTGATGGCGTGGCTGGGGCTGTGTTTGGGCTGGCTGGGGCTGTCGGTGCTGTTGTTTCATTACCAGTATTGGATTCCGGTAGCGATGCCTGTGCTGCTGGTGACGCTGACGGGGGCGGCGGTGGCGCTGCGGGAACAGTCGCGAACCAACCTGCTGCTGCGCCAGAGTGAGGAACGCTATGCCCTGGCAGTGCAGGGGTCGAACGAGGGTCTGTGGGACTGGAACCTGATGACTAATCAGGTTTACTATTCCCCGCGCTGGAAGGAAATGCTGGGCTGGGAGGAGTCGGAGGTGGGCGATCGCCTTGAGGAATGGTACGAGCGGGTGCATCCCGATGACCTAGATTCGCTCAAGGCCGCCCTCCAAGAGCATCTCGACGGGCACACGGCCCATTTCGAGCATGAGCATCGCATGATTCATCGCGAGGGCAGCTATCGCTGGATGCTGACGCGGGGTGTGGCTATCAAGCATCGGGACGGCACAGCCTATCGGATGGCGGGCTCCCAAAGCGACATCACCCAGCGCAAAGAGGCCGAAGACCAGCTTTGGCACAACGCCTACTACGACGACTTGACTGGGCTGCCCAACCGGGCCTTTTTCTTGGATCGACTGCGGCAGGCGATCGCCTTTTCCCAGGAATATCCGCTCTGTTTTCATGCTGTCTTGCTGATTGACCTGGATCGGTTTCAGGTGGTCAACAACAGCCTGGGGAACAGCGTTGGCGACCAGCTTTTGATTGCCACGGCGCATCGCCTGAAGGGTTTTTTGCCCAGCGAAGCTGTGGTGTCTCGGCTGCCGGGGGATGAGTTTGCTATCCTGCTGCCCAACATTGAAGACGAGCGCGAAGCCACCCGCACTGCCGAGCAGCTTCAGCAAATCTTGGCCCGGCCATTCAACGTTGGCGACCAAGAGGTTTACATTACCATCAGTATCGGCATTGCCATTAGCTCTGCCCGCTATACCCAGGCGGAGCATATGCTGCAAGATGCCGACACAGCGCTGCATCGCGCCAAGGCCAGCGGCAAGGCTCGCCACCAAGTCTTTGACCCGGCCATGCACAACCGCATGTTGGCCCGGCTCAAGCTAGAAAATGATCTGCGGCGGGCGATTGCCCAGGAAGAGCGCTACGCCATGATCGGCGCAGACAACCCAGAACCGGAGCTATTTTTGCACTATCAGCCGCTGGTGCAACTCGACACTCGGCGCATTGTGGGCTTCGAGGCACTGATCCGCTGGTATCACCCCAGCACGGGATTTTTGTCGCCGGGAAAATTCATTCCAATGGCAGAGGAAACCGGGCAGATTATCCCCCTAGGCTGGTGGATTTTGCGCCAGGCCTGCCGCCAGATGAACCGCTGGCAGATGCAGTTTCCCGACCTGCCGCCGCTGACGATCAACGTCAACCTCTCCAGCCGCCAGTTTTCCCTGCCCGACCTGACCCAGCAAATCCAGGGCATCCTCTACGAAACGGGGCTAGATGCCTCCAGCCTGAAGCTGGAAATTACGGAAGGCACGATTATGGAAAACGGTCGAGCCGTCATCGATATGCTCTATCAACTGCGATCGCTCGGCATCCAGCTTGCTATCGACGACTTTGGCACGGGCTATTCCTCCCTCAGCTACCTCTACCGTTTTCCCATCAACACGCTGAAAATCGACCGCTCCTTTATCACCAAGATGCATACCGATAAGGACAGCGCTGCCATCGTCCGCACGATTATCAACCTGGCCCATAGCCTCGGGCTGGATGTTACCGCTGAGGGGGTGGAAGATCCCGAACAGGTGACCCGCCTGAAAGAGATGAACTGCGAATGCGGTCAAGGATTTTTGTTTAGCAAGGCGATCGATGCGGAAGCAGCGGAGGCATTGCTCAGCCAGACGGAGCTAATTCAGGACTTTACGTAA
- a CDS encoding DUF2232 domain-containing protein, producing MSHLQDDVPAEDDAQGWQGTGRSPSRSPFDRPSSSSDAEWDAALRAMGEEPARAIADASDPSPVQVNVAPAPLKLVETAFLSSTAGLLWLVSYYLSLVPWMRIVFPLPIALVYLRWGARAAWMSLLVTGLLLSVLMGPFLSILFIIPYGLLGVQLGFLWRRGAGWPVSISIGAVLATLGLFARVALTSAFVGEDLWVYLTRRIADLLEWLVTRLVDWGVLGVEALGQINLSAVQALTVGAFLLSDLVYVFTIHLAAWLLLGRLGNAIPEPPRWVRILLEEE from the coding sequence ATGAGCCATTTGCAAGATGACGTGCCAGCAGAAGATGATGCCCAGGGGTGGCAGGGAACAGGGCGATCGCCCTCCCGTTCACCCTTTGATCGCCCCTCTTCGTCCAGCGATGCCGAATGGGACGCAGCACTGCGGGCAATGGGCGAGGAACCTGCACGGGCGATCGCCGACGCTTCTGATCCCTCGCCCGTGCAGGTAAACGTAGCTCCGGCTCCGCTTAAGCTGGTGGAAACGGCATTTTTGTCTAGCACGGCGGGGCTGCTGTGGCTGGTGAGCTACTATCTCAGCCTTGTGCCCTGGATGCGGATTGTGTTTCCGCTGCCGATCGCCCTGGTGTATTTGCGCTGGGGAGCGCGGGCCGCCTGGATGTCGCTGCTGGTGACGGGGCTACTGCTATCGGTGCTAATGGGCCCATTTCTCAGCATCTTGTTCATCATTCCCTACGGACTGCTGGGCGTGCAGCTTGGCTTTTTGTGGCGGCGGGGCGCAGGTTGGCCGGTTTCCATTAGCATTGGCGCAGTGCTGGCGACGCTAGGCCTGTTTGCGCGAGTCGCTCTAACGTCTGCCTTCGTGGGCGAAGACCTGTGGGTTTATTTGACGCGGCGCATCGCCGATTTGCTGGAGTGGCTGGTGACGCGGCTGGTGGACTGGGGCGTGTTGGGGGTTGAGGCTCTGGGACAGATTAATCTGTCTGCGGTGCAGGCGCTGACGGTGGGGGCCTTTTTGCTGAGCGATCTGGTGTATGTGTTCACGATTCACCTGGCGGCCTGGCTCTTGCTGGGGCGGCTGGGCAACGCCATTCCGGAACCGCCGCGCTGGGTGCGGATTTTGCTAGAAGAAGAATAG
- a CDS encoding restriction endonuclease subunit R, with the protein MVQTLQARATDLQTLTHNFGLSLVEDESFFWEWRVDLPEITESERQFLDRLRAGCLNLLESPPFLERAVQMAVLGPMLFLAGFYLPPFHIRAEKSVEISAEDDGLVVKGQIDVLLLKEQFWTLVIESKEFSFAPEVGLAQLLTYMLASLNSDRSCFGLIATGGAFLFVKLVRRGGIDSLEEKQTQYALSDQFATRNRVNGIYDAYKVLKRIGQL; encoded by the coding sequence ATGGTGCAAACTCTCCAAGCTAGAGCAACTGACCTGCAAACGCTGACTCACAACTTTGGGTTGTCGTTAGTTGAGGATGAGTCATTTTTCTGGGAATGGAGAGTTGATTTACCAGAAATCACAGAATCTGAGCGGCAATTTCTAGATCGGTTGCGTGCAGGATGTCTGAATCTGCTCGAAAGTCCTCCCTTTTTGGAGAGAGCGGTGCAGATGGCAGTGCTTGGGCCCATGCTCTTTTTGGCTGGCTTTTATCTACCCCCATTCCATATTCGGGCTGAGAAATCTGTAGAGATTTCGGCAGAAGATGACGGCTTAGTCGTGAAGGGACAAATTGATGTCTTACTGCTGAAGGAACAGTTTTGGACGCTGGTCATCGAGTCTAAAGAGTTTTCTTTTGCGCCCGAGGTAGGATTGGCGCAGCTTCTTACCTACATGCTGGCGAGTCTCAATTCCGATAGGTCGTGCTTTGGATTGATTGCGACAGGCGGTGCTTTTTTGTTTGTGAAGCTTGTCCGGCGTGGCGGTATAGATTCTCTTGAAGAAAAACAGACTCAGTATGCGTTGTCTGACCAGTTTGCGACCCGAAACCGAGTCAATGGAATTTATGATGCTTACAAAGTTCTGAAGCGAATTGGACAACTCTGA
- a CDS encoding helix-turn-helix transcriptional regulator yields MNSNFLLQAIFESFIDGVLIVSDRGEVIYANRSAHEICRMLSSDGLKTMRLPNQIWRICQMLVNNRALHQDTTVILEDEILTSNNNPLRVRVEWISLESVERPCLRVTIEDRMQSARKRAIAERERYGLTEREAEVWLLRHLNWTYKAIAANLHITVDTVKKHVRNIYAKREAFEWAQE; encoded by the coding sequence ATGAACAGCAACTTTTTACTGCAAGCGATTTTCGAGAGCTTTATCGATGGTGTGCTGATTGTGAGCGATCGCGGCGAGGTCATCTACGCCAATCGCTCAGCCCATGAAATTTGCCGAATGTTATCGTCTGATGGGTTGAAAACTATGCGCTTGCCTAACCAGATCTGGCGCATTTGCCAAATGCTGGTGAATAACCGAGCGCTACACCAGGATACGACCGTGATTCTAGAAGACGAAATCCTCACCAGCAACAACAATCCTTTGCGAGTTCGGGTGGAGTGGATCTCGCTGGAATCAGTAGAGCGGCCGTGCCTGCGCGTGACGATCGAGGACCGGATGCAGTCTGCCCGCAAACGGGCGATCGCCGAACGAGAGCGCTATGGACTGACGGAACGTGAGGCAGAGGTCTGGCTGTTGCGCCATCTAAACTGGACCTATAAGGCGATCGCCGCCAATCTGCACATCACCGTAGACACCGTGAAAAAGCATGTCCGCAATATCTACGCCAAGCGCGAAGCCTTCGAGTGGGCGCAAGAATAG
- the sufB gene encoding Fe-S cluster assembly protein SufB, whose amino-acid sequence MSTSVKSLVNQPYKYGFVTEIESDTIPRGLSEDVVRLISAKKNEPEFMLEFRIKAYRQWLKMEEPNWAAVGYPPIDYQSIVYYSAPKQAKKLNSLEEVDPTLLETFEKLGIPLSEQKRLSNVAVDAIFDSVSVATTFREKLAKEGVIFCSISEAMREYPDLIQRYLGSVVPVADNYFAALNSAVFSDGSFVYIPKGVHCPMELSTYFRINNGESGQFERTLIVAEESSYVSYLEGCTAPMFDTNQLHAAVVELVALDNAEIKYSTVQNWYAGDENGKGGIYNFVTKRGLCQGVNSKISWTQVETGSAITWKYPSCVLVGDNSVGEFYSVALTNNMQQADTGTKMVHVGKNTRSTIISKGISAGKSKNSYRGLVKIGPKADGARNYSQCDSMLIGDTAGANTFPYIQVQNNTARVEHEASTSKIGEDQLFYLQQRGISVEDAISMMISGFCKDVFNQLPMEFAVEADRLLALKLEGSVG is encoded by the coding sequence ATGTCTACCTCTGTCAAATCTCTTGTAAATCAGCCCTACAAATACGGCTTTGTCACCGAGATTGAGTCCGACACTATTCCGCGTGGGCTAAGCGAAGACGTGGTGCGGCTCATCTCTGCTAAAAAGAACGAGCCAGAATTCATGCTGGAGTTTCGCATCAAGGCCTATCGCCAGTGGCTCAAAATGGAGGAACCCAACTGGGCTGCGGTGGGATATCCGCCGATCGACTATCAGAGCATCGTCTACTATTCCGCGCCCAAGCAGGCAAAAAAACTCAACAGCCTGGAAGAAGTCGATCCGACGCTGCTGGAAACCTTTGAAAAGCTGGGCATTCCACTTTCGGAGCAGAAGCGACTGTCCAACGTGGCGGTGGATGCCATCTTCGACAGCGTTTCAGTTGCCACGACCTTCCGCGAAAAGCTGGCGAAGGAGGGGGTCATCTTCTGCTCGATCTCGGAAGCGATGCGTGAGTATCCGGATCTGATTCAGAGGTATCTGGGCAGCGTTGTTCCGGTTGCAGACAATTACTTTGCTGCACTCAATTCAGCGGTGTTTTCCGACGGGTCGTTCGTCTACATTCCCAAGGGCGTTCACTGTCCGATGGAGCTTTCGACCTACTTCCGGATTAACAATGGTGAATCCGGACAGTTCGAGCGGACGCTGATTGTCGCAGAAGAAAGCAGCTACGTTAGCTATCTGGAAGGCTGTACCGCGCCGATGTTCGATACGAACCAACTCCATGCCGCTGTGGTGGAATTAGTCGCACTGGACAATGCCGAAATCAAGTATTCCACCGTGCAAAACTGGTACGCCGGAGACGAAAACGGCAAGGGCGGCATCTATAACTTTGTGACGAAGCGCGGCCTGTGTCAGGGCGTGAATTCCAAGATCTCGTGGACGCAAGTCGAAACGGGGTCTGCCATCACCTGGAAATATCCAAGCTGCGTGCTAGTGGGCGATAACTCCGTGGGCGAGTTCTACTCCGTTGCCCTGACCAACAACATGCAGCAAGCCGACACGGGGACCAAGATGGTGCATGTTGGCAAAAACACCCGCAGCACGATTATTTCCAAGGGCATTTCCGCAGGCAAGTCAAAGAACAGCTATCGCGGGCTGGTGAAGATTGGCCCCAAGGCAGACGGCGCACGCAACTATTCCCAGTGTGACTCGATGCTGATTGGCGACACTGCTGGCGCAAACACCTTCCCCTATATCCAAGTGCAAAATAACACGGCACGGGTGGAACACGAAGCGTCTACGTCCAAGATTGGCGAAGACCAATTATTTTACTTGCAGCAGCGCGGCATTTCCGTTGAGGATGCCATCTCCATGATGATCAGCGGCTTCTGCAAGGACGTGTTTAACCAACTGCCGATGGAATTTGCAGTGGAGGCCGATCGCCTCTTGGCGCTAAAGCTCGAAGGCAGCGTTGGGTAG
- a CDS encoding PPC domain-containing protein, with translation MMHFRSLNASLLLSVASLLIGLGTPAYAQSATQQGRTMYNPIPLPSSNEVTDTLSDKDIPTGFGGFARDYVVTFQKGDQVVMDLLSDEFDTIITLIAPDGTTIGENDDGPDGTTNSLLFMRITQDGNYILRVRPYGGQGSGRFTLKVTRLRPI, from the coding sequence ATGATGCACTTTCGCTCGCTCAATGCCTCCTTGCTCCTGTCTGTGGCTTCTCTCCTGATCGGACTGGGAACACCAGCCTACGCCCAGAGCGCCACCCAACAAGGCAGGACGATGTATAACCCCATCCCTCTGCCTTCTAGCAACGAGGTGACGGACACCCTTTCGGACAAGGATATTCCGACTGGGTTTGGGGGCTTTGCCCGCGATTACGTTGTAACTTTTCAAAAGGGCGACCAAGTGGTGATGGATCTGCTCTCCGACGAATTCGATACCATCATTACGCTGATTGCGCCCGATGGCACCACCATTGGCGAAAATGATGACGGCCCCGATGGAACCACGAATTCGCTGCTGTTTATGCGGATTACTCAAGACGGCAATTACATTCTGCGGGTGCGTCCCTACGGCGGCCAGGGCAGTGGGCGGTTTACGCTAAAGGTGACTCGGCTACGCCCCATCTAG
- a CDS encoding helix-turn-helix transcriptional regulator, producing the protein MTPNMFPTKPPTKPPTKPPITPPISLFESLLDGVLIATETELIVANDAARQICTVLWHRAQSERRSPLQVPTDIWQVCQLVTTGHVDKLTVQDGEYFVEPRQQIRMRSHWMTLAEGDRPYLLVILEDQDSLRRRAARAEARRFRLTRRETEIWELHRAGHSRQEIADLCYITLETVKKHLKSVRAKIEPWEAAG; encoded by the coding sequence ATGACCCCCAATATGTTTCCCACCAAGCCTCCCACCAAGCCTCCCACCAAGCCTCCCATTACGCCCCCGATTTCGCTTTTTGAGAGCTTGTTAGACGGTGTTCTCATTGCAACGGAAACCGAGCTGATTGTTGCAAACGATGCCGCCCGACAGATTTGTACGGTGCTGTGGCATCGGGCCCAGTCTGAGCGGCGATCGCCCCTCCAAGTACCGACTGATATCTGGCAAGTGTGCCAGTTAGTCACGACTGGCCACGTTGACAAACTCACGGTTCAAGATGGCGAATATTTCGTGGAACCGCGCCAGCAAATTCGGATGCGATCGCACTGGATGACCCTAGCTGAGGGCGATCGCCCTTATCTGCTGGTGATTCTGGAAGACCAGGACAGCCTGCGCCGCCGAGCCGCCCGCGCCGAAGCCCGTCGCTTTCGTCTCACCCGACGCGAAACAGAAATTTGGGAACTGCACCGCGCTGGCCACAGCCGCCAGGAAATTGCCGACCTCTGCTACATCACGCTGGAAACCGTGAAAAAACACCTGAAAAGCGTCCGCGCCAAAATCGAACCCTGGGAAGCAGCAGGCTGA
- a CDS encoding ferredoxin-thioredoxin reductase catalytic domain-containing protein, whose amino-acid sequence MEKPTQASEKNLELMRSFAESYAKRTGTYFCVDPGVTAVVIEGLAKHKDDLGAPLCPCRHYEDKEAEAAAAYWNCPCVPMRERKECHCMLFLTPDNDFAGDKQEISIDEIRGVTSQY is encoded by the coding sequence ATGGAAAAACCAACTCAGGCTTCGGAAAAGAATCTGGAACTTATGCGGAGCTTCGCAGAAAGCTACGCAAAGCGCACTGGCACCTACTTTTGCGTTGATCCAGGCGTTACGGCAGTGGTCATCGAAGGCCTCGCCAAGCACAAAGACGACCTAGGCGCGCCCCTCTGCCCCTGCCGCCACTACGAAGATAAAGAAGCCGAAGCGGCCGCAGCCTATTGGAACTGCCCCTGCGTCCCCATGCGCGAACGCAAAGAATGTCACTGTATGCTCTTTCTCACCCCCGACAACGACTTTGCAGGCGACAAGCAGGAAATTAGCATCGACGAAATCCGCGGAGTTACCAGCCAGTATTAG